The following proteins come from a genomic window of Bactrocera tryoni isolate S06 chromosome 1, CSIRO_BtryS06_freeze2, whole genome shotgun sequence:
- the LOC120782726 gene encoding uncharacterized protein C7orf26: MSQADFKQTLRKLDFPACAKEALPRIESIVVSRSKQNFAIQLISEFVFMERPKDPVDIRKGQSFTGTQLNSFQEFQLIIVLIEYFSQPGPDATRNVVFLSLFGSNLTPQRSKILCRLVSTAVSGSVAPLLSSAGTWMQQVGCMNPPSLEVAQSLVSDFITFSRKTSEQFKQLPMVAPHFAANLMTTVADLYMKEQNGVLTPPPDALLDVFTEWISENHDLCLASQQPLALPSGAIAMPVVTPLAGLIRWAVLSPMFSNRPSYSNLHLWLLQTMLQIDNSGPPTALNAQHVAQNVGPLQTYVARLVADKIEPTKDAAYQKSVERLAQAVQLAISVKCMYGNITQLLCLLETLPPHPLMTMVIKANRKN; the protein is encoded by the exons atgtcgCAAGCTGATTTTAAACAGACTTTACGAAAGTTGGACTTTCCTGCTTGTGCAAAGGAGGCACTGCCACGAATAG AGAGCATAGTTGTAAGTCGCAGCAAACAAAACTTTGCAATTCAACTAATCTCCGAATTTGTGTTTATGGAACGTCCTAAAGATCCTGTTGATATTCGTAAAGGACAATCTTTTACCGGCACACAATTGAATTCGTTTCAAGAGTTCCAACTGATCATAGTTCTTATTGAATATTTCTCTCAACCTGGGCCGGACGCTACACGTAATGTGgtatttctctctctctttggCAGCAATCTTACACCGCAACGTTCCAAAATACTGTGCCGCTTAGTGAGCACTGCTGTATCGGGTTCTGTAGCTCCACTGCTCTCATCTGCTGGTACTTGGATGCAGCAAGTAGGTTGCATGAATCCACCAAGCCTGGAAGTGGCACAAAGTTTGGTTAGtgattttataacattttcacgAAAAACTTCGGAGCAATTCAAGCAATTACCAATGGTCGCACCACACTTTGCAGCTAATCTTATGACGACTGTGGCAGATTTATATATGAAAGAGCAGAATGGCGTACTGACACCCCCACCTGATGCTTTATTAGATGTATTCACCGAATGGATAAGTGAAAATCATGACTTATGCTTAGCATCCCAGCAGCCTTTAGCGTTACCGAGTGGTGCCATAGCAATGCCCGTTGTTACACCTTTAGCAGGGCTTATACGTTGGGCAGTCCTGTCACCTATGTTCTCTAATCGTCCTTCATATAGTAATTTACACCTGTGGCTTTTGCAAACGATGCTACAAATTGACAACTCTGGTCCGCCAACAGCATTAAACGCGCAACATGTGGCACAAAATGTGGGTCCGCTGCAAACGTATGTAGCACGCTTGGTTGCAGATAAGATCGAACCCACCAAGGATGCGGCATATCAGAAAAGCGTGGAACGATTAGCACAAGCAGTACAGTTAGCTATATCTGTAAAGTGCATGTATGGCAATATAACACAATTATTGTGTCTTTTGGAAACACTTCCGCCACACCCACTTATGACCATGGTTATAAAAGCAAACAggaaaaattga
- the LOC120766295 gene encoding dipeptidase 1, translating into MNPVPNREYIEVCAAAIHHHQQHPYPQHQHQHHQHHQQHQAVALNTLLSNAPPPPPPTVQLPHPHELKAPPHEHQPHCKQQCFVFTEIADIELPPEITKLGGEKLKNGAIAAAAYKMSACSDSGSEPSRSSRNRRLIVVLGIMLVCIAMAGGIPLALQLRSSSLLEARLAFIRRLLTESPLIEGSSWQPPMRDAVNRTSGGLLNEVRRNHVGAVFWPISVPCGAQYLDAVQLALEGIDEARRITANTDALHIVLSADEMEQTHIRGEVAVMLGLGGGHTLGASLAVLRSMYLLGARFVSITSLECTTPWAAACIRSHDYLFEENATHSINEFGKTVLYEMNRLGMLIEISQLSEAAMVTALHTAKAPVLLLNAVPISLCNSSSVASIPDRVLSLLSDNGGVIMLNLERCDERRFSVREAINAINYVRKVAGVDHIGLGGAPKSYAFLLAELARDRVWGNAAIKKLIGGNVVRILREVETLKNRLPLYEDWIPRELVESTSYCRYPET; encoded by the exons ATGAATCCAGTGCCAAATCGCGAATATATTGAGGTGTGCGCTGCCGCCATACATCACCATCAGCAGCATCCGTACCCTCAGCATCAGCATCAACATCATCAGCACCATCAGCAGCATCAAGCAGTCGCACTCAATACTCTATTAAGCAAcgcaccgccaccaccaccaccgacCGTACAACTCCCACACCCGCACGAATTGAAGGCGCCTCCACACGAACATCAGCCTCATTGCAAGCAACAGTGTTTTGTTTTCACAGAGATTGCGGATATTGAACTACCGCCTGAGATCACAAAGCTCGGCGGTGAGAAGCTAAAGAATGGCGCAATCGCCGCTGCCGCCTACAAAATGAGCGCATGCAGCGATAGCGGCAGTGAGCCAAGCCGCTCGTCGCGCAATCGTCGCCTGATAGTAGTTCTCGGCATAATGTTGGTGTGCATAGCAATGGCTGGCGGCATACCTTTGGCTCTACAGTTGCGTTCTTCCTCATTGCTGGAAGCGCGTTTGGCTTTCATACGTCGTTTGTTGACCGAGTCACCACTTATTGAAGGCTCCTCCTGGCAGCCACCAATGCGTGATGCTGTGAATCGCACCAGCGGCGGTCTCTTGAATGAGGTTCGCCGCAATCATGTCGGTGCTGTGTTCTGGCCAATCTCCGTACCCTGCGGTGCACAATATTTGGATGCGGTGCAGCTGGCGTTGGAGGGTATTGATGAGGCGCGTCGCATCACCGCCAATACGGATGCATTGCATATCGTGTTATCCGCCGACGAAATGGAACAGACGCATATACGTGGCGAGGTGGCTGTTATGTTAGGTCTGGGTGGCGGTCATACATTGGGCGCTAGTCTGGCGGTGCTGCGTTCGATGTATCTGTTAGGCGCGCGCTTTGTATCGATTACTAGTTTGGAATGCACTACACCGTGGGCCGCCGCTTGCATACGCAGCCACGACTATCTATTTGAGGAAAATGCCACACACTCGATTAACGAGTTCGGGAAG ACAGTACTTTACGAGATGAACCGTTTGGGTATGCTTATTGAGATTTCGCAGCTTTCCGAGGCGGCCATGGTAACTGCTTTGCATACCGCCAAAGCACCCGTTTTACTTTTGAATGCTGTACCGATTTCGCTCTGCAACAGCTCCAGCGTTGCTTCCATACCCGATCGCGTTTTGAG TCTGCTCTCGGATAACGGCGGCGTTATAATGCTGAACTTGGAACGTTGCGATGAGCGTCGATTCTCGGTGCGTGAAGCTATCAACGCCATCAATTATGTGCGCAAAGTGGCAGGTGTGGATCACATTGGACTTGGTGGCGCGCCCAAAAGCTATGCTTTTTTACTCGCTGAGCTGGCACGTGATCGCGTTTGGGGTAATGCAGccataaagaaattaattggCGGTAATGTGGTGCGTATTTTGCGTGAAGTGGAGACGCTGAAGAATCGTCTGCCCCTTTATGAGGACTGGATACCGCGCGAATTGGTGGAGAGCACATCTTATTGCCGCTATCCCGAGACATAA
- the LOC120770326 gene encoding THO complex subunit 1, whose amino-acid sequence MTNTAVAQHRPLGFIGLHTEFTKALNEAFQKQDAQILRASYESFGANTDHDKKSPMDQAFREMLLFRLSDNVEQVGALVRLSVEAVRAEIVSVTIPVVLLGDIFDAVTLDKCEQIFSFVEEMVEVWKEDIFFSSCKNNILRMCNDLLRRLSRAQNTVFCGRILLFLSKFFPFSERSGLNIVSEFNLDNVTEYGVDGKDLDDCLEDTVEDIPIKIDYNLYCKFWSLQDFFRNPNQCYSKAQWKMFQAHAGTVLEAFDSFKLEEPRLSSAAEKSDSALTAADYLENMKMELVADMAAEADDQKSNQTDHIVRQSDHFFAKFLTNPKLLTLQLSDSNFRRSVLVQFLILFQYLQLTVKFKTESNTLTTAQTDFIKETEGKVYKLLEETPPNGKRFARTVQHMLTREEMWNNWKNDGCKEFRKPDDAEPENSINKDAASADAKPPAPKRAKRTLGDSLRDAHRSGKFFMGNDVLTRLWNYSPDNLQACKSEERNFLPQVETFLENPHEKNDPSFEWRALRLLARQSPHFFTFLNSPSYKIADYLEGVRRRLAKDRIDNAKAAMNASSTSLLGGNSSTESPNATENNSDQGSNNQETEGEPDADGVGENDGDGDGDGDAMLTEEDVQGDLDKADDDRNAHTKPMTATAEQIEEIAPLIGDDWKKLGKKLGYTTDELLYFETEHPDRDGGCIAMLSNWFADDDDASLDNWAYMLEGLEINAAAKAVKALIDRLTAKEDKVELLSD is encoded by the exons ATGACAAATACGGCCGTAGCTCAACATCGGCCGCTGGGATTTATCGGCTTACATACAGAGTTTAca AAAGCGCTAAACGAAGCGTTCCAGAAACAAGATGCACAAATTCTGCGCGCATCCTATGAGTCGTTCGGCGCCAATACGGATCATGATAAAAAGTCGCCAATGGACCAAGCCTTTCGTGAAATGCTACTCTTCCGACTAAGTGATAACGTGGAACAGGTGGGCGCACTTGTACGTTTGTCAGTTGAGGCGGTGCGTGCAGAAATAGTTTCGGTAACTATACCCGTTGTTTTGTTGGGTGACATTTTCGATGCGGTCACGTTAGATAAATGTGagcaaatatttagttttgtcGAAGAAATGGTTGAGGTATGGAAGGAGGACATTTTTTTCTCATCGTGCAAAAATAACATCTTGCGAATGTGCAACGACCTTTTACGTCGTTTATCGCGTGCCCAGAACACCGTATTCTGTGGACGCATTTTGCTGTTTCTATCCAAATTTTTCCCCTTTTCTGAGCGTTCGGGGTTGAACATTGTATCGGAATTCAATTTAGATAATGTTACCGAATATGGTGTTGACGGTAAAGATCTGGACGACTGTTTGGAAGATACCGTGGAAGATATTCCCATTAAAATCGATTACAATCTGTATTGTAAATTTTGGTCATTGCAAGACTTTTTCCGCAATCCAAACCAGTGCTATAGCAAagcacaatggaaaatgtttcaagct cACGCAGGTACCGTACTAGAGGCTTTTGATAGTTTTAAGTTGGAGGAGCCACGTCTCAGTAGTGCAGCAGAAAAAAGTGACAGTGCTCTTACAGCTGCCGATTAtctggaaaatatgaaaatggagCTGGTTGCTGATATGGCAGCTGAAGCAGATGATCAAAAATCGAACCAAACAGACCACATTGTTCGCCAGTCCGATCACTTTTTCGCAAAGTTTCTAACAAATCCGAAGTTACTCACTTTACAATTATCTGACTCTAATTTTCGTCGTTCGGTGCTGGTACAGTTTCTGATACTTTTTCAATATCTGCAGTTGACCGTTAAGTTTAAGAC tGAATCGAACACACTTACCACTGCACAAACGGATTTCATTAAAGAAACCGAAGGAAAAGTATACAAATTACTCGAGGAGACGCCACCAAATGGTAAACGTTTTGCTCGCACGGTGCAACATATGTTGACGCGAGAAGAAATGTGGAACAACTGGAAAAATGATGGTTGTAAAGAGTTCCGCAAACCCGATGATGCCGAACCGGAAAATAGCATAAACAAAGATGCGGCAAGTGCCGATGCTAAACCGCCAGCTCCGAAACGTGCCAAACGCACGCTGGGCGACAGTCTGCGCGATGCGCATCGTAGTGGAAAATTTTTCATGGGCAA TGATGTGCTAACACGCCTTTGGAATTATTCGCCCGATAATCTGCAGGCCTGCAAGAGCGAAGAGCGCAATTTTCTACCACAAGTTGAAACATTCCTTGAAAATCCGCATGAAAAGAACGATCCGTCGTTTGAATGGCGCGCCTTACGTTTACTCGCGCGACAGTCGCCacactttttcacatttttaaactCACCATCATACAAAATAGCAGACTATCTAGAGGGTGTACGCCGCCGTTTGGCTAAAGATCGTATAGATAATGCCAAAGCAGCTATGAATGCAAGCAGCACATCTTTATTGGGTGGCAATTCATCAACTGAATCTCCTAATGCAACCGAAAACAATAGTGATCAAGGGTCTAACAATCAAGAAACCGAGGGTGAACCAGATGCGGATGGCGTTGGCGAAAATGACGGAGACGGTGATGGGGACGGAGATGCCATGCTCACCGAAGAAGATGTACAAGGTGACTTAGACAAAGCCGATGATGACCGTAATGCGCACACCAAACCGATGACAGCAACCGCGGAACAAATAGAGGAAATCGCACCGCTCATTGGTGATGACTGGAAGAAATTAGGCAAAAAGTTGGGCTACACCACCGACGAACTACTCTACTTTGAGACTGAGCATCCCGATCGCGATGGTGGCTGCATTGCTATGCTAAGCAATTGGTTTGCAGATGACGATGATGCCAGTCTCGATAACTGGGCCTACATGCTCGAGGGTTTGGAAATAAATGCGGCGGCCAAAGCAGTAAAGGCGCTTATTGACCGTCTTACGGCCAAAGAGGACAAAGTGGAGTTACTATCGGATTAA
- the LOC120782727 gene encoding ribosomal RNA-processing protein 7 homolog A yields MPEIEGYKVIPLRLTADRPLELCHHIYMREHFIRLEDADKPKGRTLFLLNVPPYVTEQSLGTFFRAKVDVPNTVSFAERPGRNESEKWQQNCVPFSASTTPFKFKVAYVVFHKNVGVKRALQLDSIDLFNTDGNCVLDSGMQLLHSQYEKRILDEEELQARIDKYIELYDKREKEAIEAAKNSEADADGWVTVGKQGRNAGFEQKESVVGRLEEKIVRGKKKKELENFYTFQIRESKMKNIIELRKKFEEDKQKIEALKKTRRFRPF; encoded by the exons ATGCCCGAAATAGAGGGATACAAAG tgATACCTTTACGCCTCACTGCGGACCGTCCTCTGGAGCTCTGCCATCATATTTATATGCGGGAGCATTTTATACGATTGGAGGATGCAGACAAACCGAAAGGCCGCACACTCTTCTTACTGAACGTGCCACCATATGTGACAGAGCAAAGTTTGGGCACTTTTTTCCGCGCCAAAGTAGATGTTCCAAACACAGTCAGCTTTGCTGAACGTCCAGGTcgaaatgaaagtgaaaaatgGCAACAAAATTGCGTACCGTTTAGCGCATCAACAACgccatttaaatttaaagtggCTTATGTAGTCTTTCACAAAAATGTGGGTGTTAAACGAGCGTTGCAATTGGATAGCATAGATTTGTTTAATACCGATGGCAATTGTGTGTTGGATTCGGGTATGCAGCTATTACATAGCCAATATGAGAAACGAATTTTGGATGAAGAGGAATTGCAAGCACGCATTGATAAGTATATAGAACTTTATGATAAGCGCGAAAAGGAGGCGATTGAAGCGGCGAAGAACTCCGAAGCAGATGCCGACGGTTGGGTGACTGTCGGCAAACAAGGACGTAACGCCGGTTTCGAACAGAAAGAATCGGTTGTTGGACGTTTAGAAGAGAAAATAGTGCGAggcaagaagaagaaggaatTAGAGAATTTCTACACTTTCCAGATACGTGAATCGAAAATGAAGAATATAATTGAATTGCGCAAAAAATTCGAAGAAGACAAGCAGAAAATCGAGGCACTAAAGAAGACGCGTCGGTTTAGACCTTTctag